The Candidatus Saccharibacteria bacterium genomic interval GCTCATGTTTTGTGTCCATGTCGGCAGTTTTATCCAACTTTTACTGCCAAAAGTTGGCCAAGCCATGGAATGGCAAGATTCAGCTTTTGGCCGAATGGCCAACCTTCTTTTGAAAAGACTAAAAGAAGGCAAAAGTCTTTGGCCTGTGCTGCGATTCAAGCAGCGCGCAACAAGCAAAATACTTTCTGTTTCTGCGCGGTCTGGTAAAAACCAGATTCTCAAAAAAAGAGTGCATTTTGCTATTGCACTTGCTGATCTTGCAACGGCCGGGGAAACGATACGTGTCTAGGGTCTTTGTTGGGCTTTCGGGCGGAGTCGACAGCTCGGTGGCTGCGGCCTTACTTAAAGACCAGGGCCACGAAGTTATAGGTGTGTACATGAAAAACTGGAGTCACGATGTGGCCGGCCATCACTGCCCGTGGCGCGAGGATCTGGCTAGTGCTCGCTCGGTGGCCGCGCACCTCCAGATCCCCCTGAAAGTCTATGACTTTGAAAGAGAGTATTTCGATACTGTCGCTAAATATATGATCGATACCTACAAAGCTGGTCTAACCCCCAATCCCGATATTATGTGCAATTCTGAGATTAAATTTAAGCTGTTTTTAAGTAAGTGTCGGGCTGATGGCGCCGAAATGATCGCTACTGGCCATTATGCCAAGATCATCGACGGCCAACTTTGTAAGGCCAAGGACGCCAGTAAGGACCAAACTTATTTTTTGTATCGCATGCCAGGGAGCGCGGCTAAGAAAACAATTTTCCCGCTTGGTGAGCTTGCCAAAACTCAAGTTCGTATATTGGCTCGTAAGTACAAATTACCTACAGCCAACCGAGCCGATAGTCAGGGGTTGTGTTTTGTAGGGCCGGTGCCCATGCGCGATTTTTTGGCTGAGTTTGTAAGGCCTAAACCAGGTGATATCGTGAGCGAGAGAGGCAACAAAATAGGCCAACATCAGGGTGCGTTTTATTACACCATTGGTCAGCGTCATGGCCTTGGAGTTGGCGGCGGCCAACCCTACTTTGTATACAAAGTTGATACAAAAGCCAACGTAGTGCACGTAACAACAGATGAGGACTCAACCCTTCTCAAGAGAAATAATTTTAAGATAAATGACTGCGTTTGGTGGCAAGAGCCAGAAACCGGCAAAGAATATACAGTTAAGGTTCGATATCGTGTCAAGGCAATTGCTTGCACTATTACCCCGCGTTTTCCTGTCACTTCGACCGGGGTGGAAAAGTCTAGCCAGATCTCTCGACAAGCTCGAGACGACACCTGGACGGTCAAACTCACAAAACCAGAACGGGCAATAGCTCCTGGCCAATCGGCTGTTTTGTACGATGGCAACAAGGTGGCGGGTGGCGGCATTATCGAACCCTTCTAAAATGCTTATGCTATAATAAGTTCAAAATAACAAGGGCTCATTATGGATCAACAAAACCAATCGGTACCTGCTTTCGAATGGCAGTGAAAAACCGCAAGGATAGATCGTTAACTCCAAAGCCGGCCCAGCGCAATGGTTGGAGGGTAGCTACCTGGGTTCTGGCGGCTGCGGCTCTTGTTTTACTATTCGTAGTTTTTGTGCAGCAAGGTCAAATAAATAATCTCAAGGCTGACAATCAAAAATTGGCCAATGGGTTTAAAAGTGGTGCCGGTTCTTACTTAAACATTCCCGAAAAAGGCATAAAACTACAACTCTCACCAACCATTAGAGACGCCTACTATTTTATCGATTCGTCGGGCAATGTGAGTTTTTCGACTCGCACCCTCAATGCAATAAAGATTCCACAGTGCAAGGCCCAGGCAGTGGTCGAAGGTAGCTCCAATAAATTATCGGGCGCAGCTCTGTTGGGCACCGCGCAACAAGGCTTTAAGGGAGCCCAAAAGGTCGGCGCCGTGTATTACAGCATTCAGCCCAATGCTGACTGTAAGAGTGACGATCCAAACGTTCAGACGGTGATAAAATCTATTCAAGACGCCTTATTTTATGCGGGCGGCACCATCGCCCCTAGTAACTAGCCCCAAACCTGAAAAAGTAGTATAATCAAGCTCATGAAAACCGCAGAAATACGGCAGAAATTCTTAGATTTCTTTAAATCTAAAGACCACGCCATTATCCCCAGTGCACCGGTGGTGCCCGAGCACGATCCAACGGTGCTGTTTACAACTGCCGGCATGCACCCTTTGGTGCCCTATCTGTTGGGTCAACCACACCCGCAAGGCAAGCGCCTGGCTGACAGTCAAAAGGTGGTTCGAACCACCGATATCGATGAAGTTGGTGATTACTCTCACCTAACTTTTTTCGAGATGCTTGGCAACTGGAGCTTGGGCGACTACTTTAAACAAGACTCAATTACCTGGAGCTGGGAATTTTTGACCGACAAAAAGTGGATGGGTATAGATCCACACAAACTATACATAACTGTCTACGAGGGTGATGGTGAGGTGCCGAAAGATGATGAGTCTATCAAGATCTGGCAAGAGCTGTACAAAAAGGTTGGCATCGAAGCCAAAGAAGGTGAGCGAATCCTTGCTCTGGGACACGACGATAACTGGTGGGGCGGGGTAGAAACAGGCGCAGCCGGCCCAGATACCGAGATCTTCTATTATCTAGGCAGCGATAAAAATCCCAAGTTCGATACCGAAAGCACCGATTTTGTGGAGATTTGGAATAACGTGTTTATGACTTACCGTGCCAATAAGGATGGTAGCTACACTGAATTACCAAACAAAAATGTGGATACCGGCATGGGCTTGGAACGCATGGCTGTAGCCATGCAGGGCGTAGATAATGTTTACGAAACCGACTCTGTGCACGAAATCCTGGAGACAGTCGAGGCTTATGCTCGCAACGTGCACAAAACCGTTTTTGAGGAAACCTCACCTGAATCATCGCTGCGCGCAGCTCGAATTATCACCGATCATAGCCGCACAGTTACTTTTATGTCGGCCGATGGTGTAAGCCCTGGTAACAAAGACCAAGGCTATGTAATGCGCCGGCTGGCTCGCCGCGCAATTCGCGAAGGCCTGGTATTGGGAATTCAAAGCGACTTATTTAAAAACATAGTGCCAAAAGTGATTGAGATTTATGGCGATGCTTACCCGGAGCTTAACGACCGGGAGGCAGAAATTATGAGCACTCTCGAACGCGAAGAAAAAGTATTTCGCTCAACACTAGCTCGTGGCCTTAAAGAGTTTGAGCGCCTATTACGCGACAAAAAAGACCTGAATGGCGCAACTGCCTTCACCCTTTACGACACCTATGGATTTCCAAAAGAGCTTAGCCTAGAAGAGGCTAAACGAGTTGGCTTGCCAGTAGCTCAAGATTTTGAAAACCAATTCGAGATCGAGATGGAAAAGCAACGCGAACGTAGTCGAACCGCCACAGCTGGGCAATTCAAGGGCGGCTTGGCCGATGATAGTGAGGTTGCCACCAAGTACCACACTGCTACACACCTTATGTACCGCGCTCTGCGTAATGTGCTGGGTGATCATGTGGTGCAACGCGGATCCAATATTACGGCTGAGCGTATGCGCTTCGATTTTTCGCATCACGAAAAAATGACTCCAGAGCAGATCAAAGAGGTGGAAGACATGGTGAACGATGTGATCCACAAAGACATGCCCATGAGTTTTGAGGAAATGCCGAAAGATACAGCTTTCGAGAAAGGTGCTTTGGGTGCCTTTGGCGAGAAGTACCCCGATGTGGTGAAAGTTTATACCGTGGGTGATCCAGAGGGGGATTGGTATTCCAAAGAAATTTGTGGTGGCCCGCACGTTAAACACACCGGCGAAATAGGTAAATTTAAGATAACCAAAGAAGAGTCGTCGTCAGCGGGCGTGCGCCGCATTAAAGCCGTTATCGAATAGTTCCTTCCGGCCGTTGCTGTGATCAGCAAGTGCAGTGGCAAAATGCGTTCTTGTTGCGAGAATCTTGTCACTACAAGACCGCACAGCAACAGGAAAGTATTTTTGCTATTGCACGCTGCTTGAATCGCAGCATAGGCCAAAACACTTTTGCCCTCTTTTGGTGTCTCAAAAGAACGGTCGGCCATTCGGCCGAAAGCTGAATCTTGTACTGTGCATACGGCACTTCTTTGTAGCCAAAGAAGCAAAGCTTCTGGCATGGACGCAAACAAGGAGCGCCATCTACTCTCCGCTTCCAGTTCTGCGGAACTCGTCCCGACGGTACTGTCGGGACTCAAACAGTCCTCGAACGTGGAGCACACCAAGCTCTTTGGCTTCCTGTTTGCTTTAATGCCAGAGAAAGCTATTTTTGCGATTTTTTGCTAGCGTAAGCCATGTAGATAGCCATAGCCAAAAAACCTGCACCCATGCCGGCTAGGGTACCAATAGCCACGCTGTTCCAATAAGAGCCGGCTGCTATGCCGACAAACATAAAGCCAACAAACAGTAACCCGCCCGAGCCGTTGCTGTCTTTTTTGTTACTCGCCATTAATTTAAGCTCCTATAAATAATGTTTTAAGTATAAGAACTTTGGCTGAAAAAAGTCACGTATAACGAAAACGAGCCCCCGCGAGGGGACTCGTTTTGAGTAACTCCTTTCGCGACGGCTTTAAGCCACTCGGCCGAACCTCTCGAGCGGGAATCTGGTGGCCAGAGCCAACCGGATCGGGAATTGAACGTCTACTTGCGGCGCCGGGGGGTTGATCTGGCTTAGCACTACCAGCCAGATGTATTCCCAACGGTGGCGAGTCAGACTCTTGTCGGCTAACCATCGGGCAATGCCTAGCAGAACCACGGTTGTAACCGGGCCGAACTGGTTGGTGGGATCGTGGATCAGGAACATGAACCCCACCAAGAACGCTGCCATCTGCACGTTGAACTTGATCTTGCCCCAGACGTTAGCACCAGGATGGGCAACCTCCATACGGAGCACCATGGGCGCAATCAATTTGGTCGAAACCTTGACCAGGTTGAGTTCAACATGGAAGACCCACACGATTACCACCAACAAGGGCGGTACCAGCAGCCAACCGGTTTCGTGGATGGTGCCGATTACATAGGCCAACACCAGGCAGACCATCATGATCTTGTCGGCCAACGGGTCGAGTATCTTGCCCAGGTCGGTTTCGGCATCGAGATAGCGGGCGCAGGGTCCGTCAATACCGTCGAGCAGGGCTATACCTACCACCCAAGTGGTCCACTTGGTGATATCGCCCTGTTGAAGGATCGAGGGCAAGAAGTAGCCCAAGATCACAACCGGCGCTACCACCAGCCGTGCAAAGCTCATGATGTTGGCTGTCATCTTGACCACCCACAGCCGTCGTAGCGGCATAAGCACGATCAAGATTGGTGAGGCGAGTAGCACAAAGACGAACCGAAAGGTTGCTTCGAGCCCCGCCAGCAGATCCTTGCCTAGTTTGGCGTAGGCTGACCGATCGGCCTGCCAACGCGAGGGTTGCTCGAGACCGGCCCGAGCCTGGTCGTTGATAGGTATAACTTGGCTCATGCTCATGCTGTCCTTTCGCTGTTCAGACTCCGATTTGGCTCGGGTTGTCGGGTTGTTTGCGTTTCTTGAGTATTCGCCGTCGTTGGCGTTCGCTGGTAGCGCCCCACACGCCGTGATCGAGATGGTGCTCGAGTGCATACTCAAGGCACGGATCCTTGACCGGGCAGGTGGCACAGACGCGCTTGGCGATCTCCACCCCCACTCCATCGCTGGGAAAAAATTTTGCGGGTGGCTCGAACCGGCACGCGCCGCGAGCCATCCAATCGTCATCGCGCATGGTGTCATCTCCTTTTGTTCTTCA includes:
- a CDS encoding CDP-alcohol phosphatidyltransferase family protein, translated to MSQVIPINDQARAGLEQPSRWQADRSAYAKLGKDLLAGLEATFRFVFVLLASPILIVLMPLRRLWVVKMTANIMSFARLVVAPVVILGYFLPSILQQGDITKWTTWVVGIALLDGIDGPCARYLDAETDLGKILDPLADKIMMVCLVLAYVIGTIHETGWLLVPPLLVVIVWVFHVELNLVKVSTKLIAPMVLRMEVAHPGANVWGKIKFNVQMAAFLVGFMFLIHDPTNQFGPVTTVVLLGIARWLADKSLTRHRWEYIWLVVLSQINPPAPQVDVQFPIRLALATRFPLERFGRVA
- a CDS encoding WhiB family transcriptional regulator codes for the protein MRDDDWMARGACRFEPPAKFFPSDGVGVEIAKRVCATCPVKDPCLEYALEHHLDHGVWGATSERQRRRILKKRKQPDNPSQIGV
- the mnmA gene encoding tRNA 2-thiouridine(34) synthase MnmA; amino-acid sequence: MSRVFVGLSGGVDSSVAAALLKDQGHEVIGVYMKNWSHDVAGHHCPWREDLASARSVAAHLQIPLKVYDFEREYFDTVAKYMIDTYKAGLTPNPDIMCNSEIKFKLFLSKCRADGAEMIATGHYAKIIDGQLCKAKDASKDQTYFLYRMPGSAAKKTIFPLGELAKTQVRILARKYKLPTANRADSQGLCFVGPVPMRDFLAEFVRPKPGDIVSERGNKIGQHQGAFYYTIGQRHGLGVGGGQPYFVYKVDTKANVVHVTTDEDSTLLKRNNFKINDCVWWQEPETGKEYTVKVRYRVKAIACTITPRFPVTSTGVEKSSQISRQARDDTWTVKLTKPERAIAPGQSAVLYDGNKVAGGGIIEPF
- a CDS encoding alanine--tRNA ligase, whose translation is MKTAEIRQKFLDFFKSKDHAIIPSAPVVPEHDPTVLFTTAGMHPLVPYLLGQPHPQGKRLADSQKVVRTTDIDEVGDYSHLTFFEMLGNWSLGDYFKQDSITWSWEFLTDKKWMGIDPHKLYITVYEGDGEVPKDDESIKIWQELYKKVGIEAKEGERILALGHDDNWWGGVETGAAGPDTEIFYYLGSDKNPKFDTESTDFVEIWNNVFMTYRANKDGSYTELPNKNVDTGMGLERMAVAMQGVDNVYETDSVHEILETVEAYARNVHKTVFEETSPESSLRAARIITDHSRTVTFMSADGVSPGNKDQGYVMRRLARRAIREGLVLGIQSDLFKNIVPKVIEIYGDAYPELNDREAEIMSTLEREEKVFRSTLARGLKEFERLLRDKKDLNGATAFTLYDTYGFPKELSLEEAKRVGLPVAQDFENQFEIEMEKQRERSRTATAGQFKGGLADDSEVATKYHTATHLMYRALRNVLGDHVVQRGSNITAERMRFDFSHHEKMTPEQIKEVEDMVNDVIHKDMPMSFEEMPKDTAFEKGALGAFGEKYPDVVKVYTVGDPEGDWYSKEICGGPHVKHTGEIGKFKITKEESSSAGVRRIKAVIE